A window of the Bacteroides thetaiotaomicron VPI-5482 genome harbors these coding sequences:
- a CDS encoding glycosyltransferase has protein sequence MENEEIKVSVVIPVYNTEKYVREAVESIMNQTLRELEIIIINDGSTDNSLQVVEELAAADSRIQVYSQSNQGLSMARNAGITHAHGRYIYFMDSDDLLEKDAMELCYSKCEEKELDFVFFDAQSFFEEDIRNAPVLNYQRTDKLENKVYTGPEAINIQLQHKTYTPSACLNVIRTAFLEERQLLFYPDIVHEDQLFTTLLYLQARRTSCIQRSFFHRRIRKNSIMTCDFSLKNLKGYLTVTQEIVKFKQQTSENKIKDTIDLYLSQMLNAVIWQAHVLPYPYRLRLAWRCLFRYKKLISIRSIGVLLFKSIIHK, from the coding sequence ATGGAAAATGAAGAAATAAAAGTCAGTGTCGTCATACCTGTCTATAACACCGAAAAATATGTTCGGGAGGCAGTAGAAAGCATTATGAATCAGACACTGCGGGAATTGGAAATCATCATCATCAATGACGGCTCCACAGATAACAGTCTGCAAGTTGTAGAAGAACTGGCTGCGGCAGACAGTCGGATACAGGTGTATTCGCAAAGCAATCAGGGATTGTCAATGGCACGCAATGCCGGCATCACGCATGCCCACGGAAGATACATCTATTTCATGGATAGTGATGATCTGTTGGAAAAGGATGCAATGGAACTGTGCTACAGCAAATGCGAAGAAAAAGAACTGGATTTCGTTTTCTTTGATGCTCAGAGCTTTTTTGAAGAGGATATTCGCAATGCTCCCGTACTAAATTATCAACGTACCGATAAGTTAGAAAACAAGGTTTATACAGGTCCCGAAGCAATCAACATACAATTGCAGCACAAAACGTACACCCCATCCGCCTGCCTGAACGTTATCCGCACAGCTTTTTTGGAAGAACGACAGCTCCTCTTTTATCCGGATATTGTACACGAAGATCAGCTATTCACGACCTTACTTTATCTGCAAGCCCGAAGAACAAGCTGTATCCAACGATCGTTCTTTCACCGGCGCATACGTAAAAATTCAATTATGACATGCGATTTTTCACTCAAAAATTTAAAAGGATATCTCACTGTTACTCAAGAGATAGTCAAATTCAAGCAACAAACCTCTGAAAACAAAATCAAAGATACTATTGATTTATATCTGTCGCAAATGCTGAATGCTGTCATTTGGCAAGCCCATGTGCTTCCTTACCCATATCGGCTTCGGCTGGCGTGGCGGTGTCTGTTTAGATACAAAAAACTTATATCTATAAGAAGCATCGGAGTCTTGTTATTCAAATCCATCATTCACAAGTAG
- a CDS encoding lipopolysaccharide biosynthesis protein, producing MANNIKHQLFSGVFYTALAKYSGIIISLVVAGILARLLSPDDFGVVAIATVIIAFFNLFTDMGISPAIVQHKSLTKEELSDIFSFTVWTGIGISILFFAASWLIADYYESGILRTLCQLLSVNLFFASANIVPGALFYRNKEFKFIAVRSFIIQIAGGAGAITAALCGAGLYALIINPILSSILIFVISYQRYPQRLRFTLGLKVLRKIFSYSAYQFLFNVINYFSRNLDKLLIGKYMSMSDLGYYEKSYRLMMLPLQNITQVITPVMHPIFSDFQNDKEKLATSYERIVRFLSFIGLPLSVLFFFTAEEVTLIIFGDQWLPSVPVFRILSLSVGIQIILSSSGSIFQAAGDTRSLFVCGLFSSILNVTGMLTGIFYFGTLTAVAICIVITFTINFVQCYWMMYRVTFQRNAWIFIRQLLSPLLVSLLITAFLTPIYYMMENMNIFVTLIAKSFVSFIIFGTYMQVTHTYDITGKVKTLVRNRKLVQKNKQ from the coding sequence ATGGCAAACAATATTAAACATCAGTTATTTTCCGGAGTTTTCTACACGGCACTAGCCAAATACAGCGGAATCATTATATCACTCGTCGTGGCAGGGATTCTTGCGCGGTTGCTCTCTCCGGATGACTTCGGAGTAGTGGCAATCGCTACGGTCATTATTGCATTTTTCAATCTCTTTACGGATATGGGAATATCGCCTGCTATCGTACAACATAAATCATTGACTAAAGAAGAACTATCGGACATCTTCTCATTCACCGTATGGACAGGCATCGGAATCAGTATACTCTTTTTTGCCGCTTCCTGGCTGATCGCCGATTACTACGAAAGTGGGATCTTACGGACGTTGTGCCAGCTCCTGTCCGTCAACCTGTTCTTCGCCTCTGCCAACATCGTGCCGGGAGCCTTGTTCTACCGCAACAAAGAGTTCAAGTTTATTGCTGTCCGAAGCTTTATCATCCAGATAGCCGGAGGTGCCGGAGCAATAACTGCCGCGCTTTGCGGAGCCGGCTTATATGCGCTGATCATCAATCCTATACTTTCCAGCATACTGATATTCGTTATTTCCTATCAACGCTATCCGCAACGGCTGCGTTTCACGTTAGGACTGAAAGTACTCCGAAAGATATTCTCCTATTCGGCCTATCAATTCTTGTTTAACGTGATTAACTATTTCAGCCGCAATCTGGATAAACTGCTGATTGGTAAATATATGAGTATGTCTGATTTAGGATACTATGAAAAGTCCTACCGCTTGATGATGCTCCCTCTGCAGAATATTACGCAAGTCATCACACCGGTCATGCACCCCATCTTCAGCGATTTCCAGAATGACAAGGAAAAGCTGGCAACATCCTACGAACGCATTGTCCGTTTTCTGTCATTCATCGGTCTGCCACTCAGCGTACTGTTTTTCTTTACGGCGGAAGAGGTAACACTGATTATTTTTGGTGATCAATGGCTGCCTTCGGTTCCAGTATTCCGGATACTTTCACTTTCAGTCGGTATTCAGATCATACTCTCCTCTTCAGGCTCTATTTTTCAGGCAGCAGGTGATACAAGGAGCCTTTTTGTCTGCGGACTCTTTTCGTCCATACTTAATGTGACCGGAATGCTGACAGGGATATTTTATTTCGGTACACTGACAGCTGTAGCCATATGTATCGTGATAACTTTTACTATCAATTTCGTACAATGCTATTGGATGATGTATCGAGTTACATTCCAAAGAAACGCATGGATATTTATCAGACAACTTCTTTCTCCACTCCTTGTCAGCCTACTAATAACAGCATTCCTCACGCCTATATATTATATGATGGAAAATATGAATATTTTCGTAACACTTATTGCAAAAAGTTTCGTAAGTTTTATTATCTTTGGGACATATATGCAAGTAACACACACCTATGATATCACAGGCAAAGTGAAGACTCTTGTAAGAAATAGAAAGTTAGTACAAAAGAACAAACAATGA
- a CDS encoding glycosyltransferase family 4 protein, with translation MKGLFLIFHGFEAFNGISKKIRYQVKALKECGLEMHTCWLDDTDNHKRRMVDESIIADYGFGIKGKILKRIEFDSIVHYVQKENIDFIYVRYVHNASPFSIRLMKLLKKTGARIVMEIPTYPYDQEYKGLPFVYQRILFIDKCFRQHLARYVDKIVTFSDYDIIWNRPTIRISNGIDFSEIPLRGPKNDTAHSLQLIAVATMHPWHGFDRVIAGMANYYRTHTDTHDYKVYLNIVGFGVPELVDSYKKDVAKHQLEKYIIFHSALYGKELDAVFEQSDMGIGSLARHRSGIDKIKTLKNREYAARGIPFVYSETDDDFEHQPYILKAAPDDSPLDIEKVIRFYQSLKTTPLQIRMSIEQSLSWKAQMQIVINETFE, from the coding sequence ATGAAAGGATTATTCCTCATATTCCATGGTTTCGAAGCATTCAACGGAATCAGTAAAAAGATACGTTATCAAGTAAAAGCCCTCAAAGAATGCGGACTAGAAATGCATACGTGTTGGCTAGACGATACGGACAACCATAAACGCCGTATGGTAGATGAATCGATAATCGCCGACTATGGTTTCGGGATCAAAGGAAAAATCCTAAAAAGAATCGAATTTGACAGTATCGTACATTATGTACAGAAAGAAAACATAGACTTTATCTATGTACGCTATGTCCATAATGCCAGCCCTTTCAGCATACGGCTGATGAAACTACTAAAAAAGACCGGAGCACGTATAGTGATGGAAATCCCGACATATCCATACGACCAAGAATATAAGGGACTCCCATTCGTATACCAACGAATCCTATTTATAGACAAATGTTTCCGACAGCATCTGGCACGCTATGTTGACAAGATCGTCACTTTTTCGGACTATGACATTATTTGGAATCGCCCCACCATCCGCATCTCAAATGGAATTGATTTCAGCGAAATCCCTTTAAGAGGTCCAAAGAATGATACCGCACATTCTCTACAACTGATTGCCGTAGCGACAATGCACCCATGGCATGGTTTCGACAGAGTTATAGCCGGCATGGCAAATTACTATCGTACACATACCGACACTCATGATTATAAAGTATATCTCAATATCGTAGGCTTCGGGGTTCCCGAACTGGTGGACAGCTATAAAAAAGATGTAGCCAAACATCAGTTAGAGAAATATATCATCTTTCATAGTGCCTTATACGGCAAAGAACTGGATGCCGTGTTCGAGCAGTCGGACATGGGAATAGGCAGTCTGGCTCGCCATCGTAGCGGTATTGACAAAATCAAGACCTTAAAAAACCGTGAATATGCAGCAAGAGGCATTCCTTTTGTTTATTCAGAAACGGATGATGACTTTGAGCATCAACCATACATACTTAAGGCAGCACCGGACGATTCGCCCCTTGACATCGAAAAAGTAATTCGCTTTTATCAATCATTGAAAACAACGCCGCTCCAAATACGGATGTCTATAGAGCAATCACTTTCATGGAAAGCCCAGATGCAAATTGTTATTAATGAAACCTTTGAATAA